The sequence GCGCAGCATCGCTTCTCGCGTTGGTTTTGGCGCTTCCTTTAGCCGGGGCCTCAGATGCCGGGGGAAGTCAATTACCGCGGCCGGCGTCGTTCGAGTCGTCGATCGGTTTTTGGCGTTCCATTTTCGGGACCTACTCTCGCAATCAAGTTGTGCTGCACGACAACGTCCATCTCGGTGTGGTGTACGCCGTTCTGGATTTTCGACCTCAAGACGAACCGGGTCGCTCGCTGACCCGGCAAGAGCGCCGGGCACGCGAGAAGCGAGTCAAGCACGAGCAGAAGAAAGTGGAGCAGGCTTTGGAACGCTTGCACCGGTTTGCCGGATCTCCACCGAAAATAACGCCGCTTGAGGCGCGTGTCCGAGATCGCCTCAAACAGGTCTCGAGCCCGGTCAACTATGCGCGTGCGTCGGGCCGCGTGCGCGCGCAATCCGGATTACGCGAGAGTTTCTCGAGCGGCCTGGTCCGCCAGAGTGGCTACCTTGCGGAGATGGAGGCGATCTTTCGCGCCCGGGGATTACCAGTCGAGCTGGCGCGAATGCCCCTTGTGGAATCCTGCTTCGACGTGGATGCCTATTCGAAAGTGGGCGCGGCCGGTGTCTGGCAATTCATGCCTGCCACCGGGCGGCAATATCTGAAAATCAACTCGGCACTGGATGAGCGTCGAGATCCGATCCGCGCAACGGAGGCTGCAGCCGAGCATTTGGAGCGTGACTATGAGGCGCTCGGAAGTTGGCCGTTGGCGGTCACGGCTTACAACCACGGCCGTGGCGGGATGCAGAGAGCCATGCGATCACACGGCTCGGATTTCGAATCGATGGTTAAGAATTATCGAGGTCGGCGTTTCGGCTTCGCCTCGCGAAACTTCTACATCGAACTTCTGGCTGCGATTGATGTCTCGAAAAACGCCGATGCATACTTCGGCAGACTTCCTG is a genomic window of Candidatus Binatia bacterium containing:
- a CDS encoding transglycosylase SLT domain-containing protein codes for the protein MMLSRKSRLRPCAASLLALVLALPLAGASDAGGSQLPRPASFESSIGFWRSIFGTYSRNQVVLHDNVHLGVVYAVLDFRPQDEPGRSLTRQERRAREKRVKHEQKKVEQALERLHRFAGSPPKITPLEARVRDRLKQVSSPVNYARASGRVRAQSGLRESFSSGLVRQSGYLAEMEAIFRARGLPVELARMPLVESCFDVDAYSKVGAAGVWQFMPATGRQYLKINSALDERRDPIRATEAAAEHLERDYEALGSWPLAVTAYNHGRGGMQRAMRSHGSDFESMVKNYRGRRFGFASRNFYIELLAAIDVSKNADAYFGRLPVLGVPELREVKLRRSMRLKDAAAHVGVPRDHLLATNPAFLRRVRYGVDRIPRGYRLRVPRTAHDATLATRRRDTGRESAGAKEPRVVVHRVSRGQTLGGIARRYGSSIREIQKMNGVRNPRRIQAGQDLIIPLG